The Desulfonatronovibrio magnus DNA window TGTACCAGTATGAATACAAATTGCGCTTGAATGCCAATGTGCTTGATTATGCAAAGTATCTTTAATGCATGATAGCCATTCAACCAGGGGAGCGTGGTAACCCGTGCTTCGAGCAAAGCAATTTTGTGTTGGGGCATCTCAAGTTACTTGCAGGTTGGTCACGGGCCGCCTGGGTGAAGCGCTTACAATACAGTAAAAATTACAGGTTTAGTTCAAATGGAATACTTGTGACCTGAACATTAATATAAAAAGAATGTTACAATAGATCACCAGCAGTTGGAGGACGGACCGGAGGATCTTCTCCCCAAATGATCGATTGTGAAGAATTGACAATCAGAATCGCCTGCCTGCTCATTCTGGGCATCAGCCCTTACGATAAAACCCCTTGCCCAGGGGTTGTCTTCATTATCTGGACGTTCCGGAAAGCTAAGTAAGTAGTAACCTCTTTCAGAGGTCTCATGTATCAAGTCATTGGCACCATCACCAATAGTTGCCCCGACATAAGTATTGTTGTTGGTAAAAAAGCGCTCCATTTTTTGGGCGGCTTCCAGTAGTGCTACTTGTGCGTCTGCTCTTCGTGCCTTTGTAATATGGTTTGTGAAAGCTGGTATAGCAATGGATGCCAAGATTCCAAGCAGTGCAACTACTATCAAAACTTCAATCAAAGTGAATCCCGTCTTTGTTTTAGTCATATTTTATACCTTATCTGAGTTGTCGCCAAGATTGTCGTCCTGCTGATGCTGCATCTCCGGGGTTATTGACTATAGTTTCAACATCCCCGCTTGAGCTGCTTAAGTATTTTATTTCAAAGATGGGTGTATCAATTATTGTTGGGGGTGTGAGTATACCCCCACCACCATTTGGTTTTATTGCGCTGGGGGGAATTGTCATTTCAATATTGTTAATGGTGACAGTTAGCATATCTTCAACAGTAAACATTCTGTCTGAGTTTAAATCAAAAGGAGGGTAGTCAAGTCTGGCACCGGTCAGGGCGTCAAGCTCCATAAGCCAGCTTGAGCCACCAAAATCACAAGGGATATCTGAAGGAATCATAGTAACGAAAATTAAACGCCCCTTTTGTATAATGGCAGAGTGAACAACCATCTCACCTTGTTTACCGTAAACAGGGGAAATTAAATCCATGTACCAACCATGTCTTATAGGGTTTTCATTTTCATCGGAGTCATCTGTGTAGTTTACGTCTTCATTAGTGCTCATTCGCAGAGAAACACCTAAATCGCTTTCAAATAACTCAGCAATTATTGCTTGTTCCTGGAGATTTCCTTTTTCATCATTTCGGTCAACACTTGTTATGGAACTGCCAGTGTCACGCAGAGCGTAAAAGGTTGAATGTTGATCAATATTTAAAATATTGTCGCCAGTTTCAAAAAATTTTCCTGTACCAAAATAAACCATTACCCCCCCATCCGGGTGCCTTCCTACAGATGGTCTTGCTGTAATAGGTTGAGGCTGCCCGTCTTGATTAAGAGCAGTATATAGAGGATCACCATTGAAATCTACTTTCCAGTTATTAATATTATTACCTGTAAAGTCAAATCTCCACATATTTCCGTGCAGATCCCCGGCATAAACATAATCTGTAATTCGATCGTTATCTTTATCTACAGGAATTGGAGATGACAGCCCGTTTGGATTATTTAGATCTCCTGCAGAAGTTTCAATTTTTTTGAGCTTTTCTCCGCTTTCAAGGTCTAATATGAAAAGTTTTGCAGATCCATCTTTACTGTTATATCCATTACCGAAAATGGCAACCCAATGATTTGTTTTCAATCTTGCAATGGTTGGCTGCCCAATTGTGTATCCCAAGTCTTCATGCGCGAACTCCCAAAGCACATTTTGTTCAGAAAAATCATCCGGATCTGTTATATCCAAAGCAAAAACAGACTTACCACCAGCCCCGGTTGAGCCTACAAGTACTGTTCGCCACTGCTTGCCTATGCTAGGGTTTACTTCAATATATGCATCTCCCACTCTGGGCGGGCCATCAACAAAATATAAGTGACTATAGCCTGGATCGGTCAATTCCAAAAGGTTGGGAATTACTTCATTGGGGATAAATGCAAACATTTCATGACCATCCGATGCCCTGAAAGCATGTAGCATTCCATCATTGGCACCAACATATATCATGGGGGTCCTGTCTCTAACGCTGCTTAGAAACTGATTATATGCACCTTCTATATGTTCATCTTCAGTAAAACCTTCAGGAATAGACTCAATATTATAACCGAAGTTAGCTGTCCTGACAAATGCAGGGTTCGAATTTACAATGTCTCCTAACAGAGAATTTCTGTTCCGAAAAGTGCCGTTATTCTGCTCTTCATAGCTTTGATTTCCACGAATATAGTCTAATACATCACTACTGCCAATGGCGATTTTTTGATCTTCATTTAGTTCTGACCATAGAAACTCAATGCCTTGATCTTGAGCTTCTGGGTTATACGTATATATTTTTCTACCAGGGTATGAGATCAAGCTGCCAGCTTCCCACTCAGGTTCATCAATACTGCCATCCATACGAATAGGATAAGCAATTAACTCTCCTGACCAATCATCAGTTTTAAACCTCGCCTGATAAATGTATGTGTCTGAATCAATCCTGGATGAGTTGGCCACAACTGATGCAGCAGATCCGGTTGTTTCAACAACATCAATGAATACATCTTCCAGGTCCTGAGCTAATTTAGCTGGATCAATGGCAAAGTAGTAGTTATCAGGCAAGCCGTCACCTTGGGAATCCCAGGAAGATTGATCAGAAGGAAAGCTTTTCTTTTTGTTGTATCCGCCCCATTTGGCGGCATAATAAAGAGGTGTCTGCAAAAGATCACCTGTAGATGACCCGAGATCATAGGTAACAGCAGTTGCAGGATCTCCCATATTACAGTTGTTGCAGGAAAGAACGCCTGTTGGATCCGTATAACTGTAGCCATTAATGCCGGAGTGGGCGTGGTATCCATCCTGCGTGGTGCCGCTTATAATATATCCAAAAGCTAATTCTCTGGTAGATGATTGAGCAAAGACCTCAGTGGTTACGGTAATTTCAGCGCTGGAAATTTGGTAGGACAAAATTCCGTTCATATCCATATCATAATCACCACCCCATTCAGCTGCTTCCCAGTTAATCAGAAACTTACCAGTCCCGGCAGCAATATCCTGATCAACTATCTTAAAGTCTACAAGGCCGCATCTGCCATTATCATCGATGTTTTCGCAGGCAGGAAGAATCTGGACTGCAGTTTCGGTCTGGTTTGGAAGAGGAATGTTGATGGTTGGTACAGCTGGAGCCATTTCTACAGCATAGGTTTTGGCCTGAATATCAACAGTATTCCCTTGGGAATCGACCAAATCGGACCTCAGGCTTTGCGTATATGCATAATGAGAAAGCCCTGCAATATGAAAAGTGCCCTGCTGGCTTGGTGCCTCAGGGCATAGACCCTGAGTTTGTCCAAGGTTGGCAATGCTTTTTGGAGTACAAAGTCGGTCGTTTGTGCCGGTTCCAAATTCACCTACAAACCACGATTGGTTGTGAATCCCTTCCCCCTGTCCCACAACATCTGTGAGTTGACTTATGGAGCTTGCACCAATATCGCTCAAGCCGCCAAACTGATCATGATCATAAGATGGTATACTGGCATTTATGGCAATGATGCTAAGAGGGGCACACCAAGTTTCTGTACATAGAGGATCATCCCAGTCAGCACTTGTTAAATCAGGTATTTTGTCATCACCTGACACTTTGAAATCAGGGTAGGGCTCATTAGTACTGGAAAAGTAACGTAGAGTTTCAAGAAACATTTCAGACATGGGATTGCCCCAGTTTGTACATCTGCCGTCTGTGAAGGTTTTCAGACCAAAAGGGCAGTGGTCGCCTGAGCTTGATTCATAAGTTCCATCATTATGGCTATATCCATAAATGCGCATCAGATTAAGCGATCCAATGATACTTCCTTGAGCTGCTTCTTTGAAAGTGCCATCAGTCGAGATATTTACTTCATCTTCTAATTTGGAAGTATTTTTTCTTAGAACACCACCAGACTTGTTTCTGGAATAGCTGCCAGTCAAAAGTCCAAAGTGCAATCTACCGTCATCCCCGTAATGCTGGAGCAAGCCAATGGGTTTGTAGTTTCCATCGGGGTATTGCTTGCAGCGCTCTGCGCCAATTAAACCATCTACACAGACTTCAACCCTTGCATTATAGTCATTTATGCCTAAGCCAACATCACTCTTATCAGGATTATCAGAGTTTGCAGGAATCCCGGTAAAGCTATAAGCATTTCCATTGCTGAAATTTATACCTCCAACCCGCATTTCATTGTGTCCGGTACGATCCTTTTCGTCGCTCCAGCGACATTGCCAGCGTTCATTGGCTGTCCAGAGACTGTAGTTTCCGCTGGCCACACGAATGAGCGGAGGATCGGTGACATTTTGAGACCATGTGGTGCTCGATACCGTAGTATTACAGAAGCTTATTCCTTGCCGGGACTCGTTTATGATTTTCCAGTCATTATATGAGTTATTGTCTATCCCACTGCTATTGGTTACCTGAACACTAATCTCTCCACTGCCAGTACTGAAAGATATAATAACGCCTTCCATCCAAACAGTGTCCGGTGAACCTTGACTTCTTATGATTACCTGATCTCCGACTTGAGCATCTTCTGCTGAATTCCATCCCGTGCTGAATGTTTTCCGATCTCCGCTGTCATTACGAGAACCAGCAGGAACTGACAGTGAAGTGCTACTCGTTGTTTCAGTTGCAGAAGGCAAAGAAAAAGGGGTGAGTTTGTTTATATCATCTCCATCATAGTACCGTACCCAACTGTGGGCGTCATTGGGAAGGTAGGTCCGCTCAAGCACAGTTTCATCCGGTGCATCAAGTGATCTGTATCCGCCATATAGAATTTTGCGAATGATATCGATTCTGGCCATGGAAATATAATTAAGAAAATTGCCGCTCCAGTTATCATTGCAATACTTATCAGAGGTTTTAGACTCAGGAACAAAAAGGCCTTTGCTGTTATCATAGTTATAGCATTTGTAAGAATCAAAATAGCCGTAGTAATTTATATCATGGTTGTAAGTTCGTTCTGCTGCTCCATCGCCTGTGAGGTCTGCATAATCAGGGTAAGCCTCAAAATATAGCTGATGGTCATTAGACATGGTCAACATGACTTGGGGTGTGACTGATTGTCTGACAAGGAGTGGGACCTGGGAAATATTCATAGCAATTGCAATGTTTGCAAAATATAGGATCAAAAGAATGAAGATTATGAGTAAGGAAAACATTCTTGGGGATAGTTTTTCTTTCAATAGATATTCTTTCATAATTAAACTTCTTGCTATTTGTATTCCGTTGTTAAAACAAATTAAAATGATCATTAATTCCAGTTTTATGGACTTTCCCTAACAACTTGTGAAAGGGTGGATAATGCTTTCATAAAAAATAGCTAACTGCTGTTATCTTTTTATATAACTTGCAACTCAACTTTTTGCTTACATATCAGTGTCAGACACTGAAGTGATTAGCTAATTAAGAGGAAAAAAATAAAATTTTTGGCTGGATTACCTTTTATAAGTTGTTTGTAATATTATTACAGTGCTTTTTCGACCACCGGATGCTTTTGCTGTAATTCTATACATCCCAGTATCCGGTATAGGTTCATCTGCTGCAAGACTATCAGTTTCACCAGGTACTGGAGGGAGTTCCTCAATTATATAGTGAGGCTTAGCAGAGAGACCTTGGAGGCTTGTTGTAAAAATACGCGCATCAGTATTCCATACAGCATTATCAATTTGCCATAATTCAGGATCAGGCTGAAATAATCCGTTAGAGTTGTCAAACTCTGGCAAGGAGACAACCTCAAGAAGGCTCTCTCCTTCACGCAGCGCTGCTTCTGCAGCCTGGAAAGCCAGGTCACGATCTCTTAATCCGCTTGCCATTCTTTCTTCAAGGGTTGTAACCCTCATGGATACAACGGACAAAAGAGTAAGCACCATTAAGATAATGATGCCGATAACTAAGACAGTTCCGCATTCAGAGTTTTTTTCAGATACTGATAAATTTATGTCGAATTTATTCATTGATTATGCTCACTATTGATACTGAAAAAATTTTCCATTAGTTAGCCGCCCAAAGTCAGTCTCTTTTGCCCCCAAAATTATGATACATCCAAAAAGCTATAATATAGAGCAATGCCTGCACTCAATTTTAATACGCTGCCAGCCTTTCTAAGGCTTGTCTTATCACTCTACATTGTAACCTTAAAAGTCAGAAGTCATAAAAAAACAAAGACTTATGAAGGTTATTTTTTGCAGAGAAAGATTTCCTTCCAACATTTTGCGGGTCAATACTTGATTAAGGCAATCTATTCCTTAAGCCAACAGTGGTTGTGACTATTCTTCTGATGTTTTCATCATTGAATGGTCCGAATTCCTCATCAAGAACTTGGTACTTGGTAGCTGAATTGTTGTCTGTAGTACGAATAGGATTAGGCGATCTCATAAGTAGAGCTATTCTTACGCTGTAAACATCAGACCAGTCGTTTACCTGATCTGCTGTAATATATTCATCAATATTTCGATCGTTATCATTATCAACTCCATACATAATTTGCATCGTTTCCACTCCTTCAACAAGCTCTTCAGAGTTATCTGTTCCAACCCTGCGATAAAGTGATGGAGTGCCTGCAGGATTGTAACGAATATAGTATACGATAGTTGAGTATTTCATTATTTCTGCACCAGGACCAAATCGTTCGCTTGCAGGAGCATTGGCTCCTCCCCATGATGAAATGGCATTGCCCGGATCTCCGCTTGCGGGATGGGTGATATTTAGCGAACCAGAAGCAACTTGAATATTCCCTGCCTGAAAAACTCTCGATTTCTCACAGTCAGAAACAAGCAATATATCACCTTGACAAATGCCGCTCACTCGATCTGTTCCATCAGAGCAGGCTTTTTCTTCCTGAGAAGTTACACTGGCAAAAAGCTGAGCAGAATTATTGTTTTTAGTAATTTTAACACTGTCGCCAATGAGGGTTCTTACAACAATGACATCAGAATTGGGTACTGTCGGAATGCCGCCAAGGTCACTTACAGAAGATCCAACATTATTGAATCCTTCAATGCCTGAGGCATCGAATTTATAGCTCCACTCATCTGGGTTTTTTAAAGTATTGGTAAGAGGTCCATGGGAAGCACAGCCTCGATAGCCTGCCTGTCTTATATTGAAAGAAAGAATATCCAGGGCAAATCTTCCATTTTCTTGAATGCGGGAAAGTCCTTCCTGCATCCTGTAATTTGCTGTTGATGTAGTGAAGACTTGATATACACCTGTAATAATTACCAAACTTATTACCATCCCAACAAGCAGTTCAATAATAGTGAGTCCTGCTTGGAAAGTTTTATTGTATCCAACAAATTTGAGCATATAATTTACCGGCGGAAGTAATTTAGATTGTAAGGCAGTTAACTTTTGCTAACATTTTTATAAGCTTTTGGGTGTTAAAAAAATTACCAGCAATTTTCAAGCGTTTCACCGGGGAAACCGGGATCGAGCATTAGAATAACAGCCCTGATAAGCGGAGTCTGCATCCTGCAGGCAATTAAAAAACAGGCGACAGAAAACCGTCTTCACATTGAAAATCATTCCCATATTGGGAAATTGGGATAGTCCCCGCGAGGTACTATAATGAAGATTTATACTGCATTGGTTCCTTGAAGAAATATGCCTTTATGAAAAAATTAACAAAGCGAGGGACAGTCCCTGAGCCAGGCGTAAAGTAACTATCTTTGACGGAATTATTTTGGTAAATGTGCATGAATCACTTGCAAAAATGATGTAAATCTTGAAAAAAAATAAATATATTAATTTGTTAAAATGAAATTTTATAAATTTAGAACTTAAAAAAATGGTTTATCTGTTTTACAAATTTGGCATGAGTGATACTTGAAAGACGATTTCACGAAAAAATTAATATATCCAGATGCTGCAAGAGAAACTTAGACTACCCGATTAATACATAAAATATATAATTATAATTGAGATTGTGTTCTGAATTCTGTCAAATCTTGTTCTTCTTCAATTTCTGATCTTGACTCGTTCCATTTTATAACAACAGTGGCAATATCTGCATTCAGGCCAATAGACACTTTTCTTAGTTGTGGTAGGTTATTTGAAAGATTGGTTATCCAATACAGTATATCATCATAGATAACTTGAGGGATTTCAGGATTATTAAGAAAATTTTCTGTGATATTGATAATATCATCGTTTTCTAAAAAATCTAGCTCAAGGTTGTAAAATTCTGCCAGTGCATGGTTTCTATTAGCTCTCATTCTATCCATAATGTCATATGAAGCAAAAGTAGCTTGTGAATATAGATATGCACTATTATTGCTTCTTAAGCTTGTTATTTGCAAACCTGCAATTGCCAATAGTCCAATTGCCAGAATTGCAAGTGAGATAAGGATCTCCACAAGGGAAAAACCATAATTTCGATTTGCTTTTTGATTAGGCATCATTGGCTCAAATTTAATGTTAAAATTGATCATAGCATAGATGAGAGGCTTTGTGAATCTAATGTTGTAGTCCTAAGTATTATTGGAATTATTAAACGTTTAGACAACGGTTACTGGACTGTCAAAAATTATCGTGCATCCCTTTGGATTGACTGGTCTTTTTCATGCGATGTTTACAGTCATTCAGACACATAGAAAGCATAACCGCCTGAAATTATATGTATTTATTTCATATGCCAAAAAAATAACTGATAACTTTTACCGACACTAAAGAACAATTACTTTGTGCAAATTATGCAGTTCTTGACTAGCTGACATTGGGTCCTCCCCAGCTAGTTTTAAAATAACGCGTAATGATCATTCCTGATGGTATACCTATCAATAACCTAACAAAATATGGCAACTTTTAAGATTCTAACATCTTAAGAAAGAGTTATGACAAACCTGCTTAGGGGTGACTATCTACTCCAAGCTGTTATTCACGAGCAGGTAGTTCTTTCAGATCGCATACGACCTGTTCTGATTAACCTTAATTCTATACCTTGTTTATGACTACATAAAGTAATAGTTCCTGTACCAATACCAGCCACAGCTCCGTTTGCTAAAAAGGTAATACTTCTTTGAACGTTTGTGTTGCCCACCATTTTTACATTGTTGTCAAGAGGACCACGAATGCGAAGAAGTTGATCGTCCTGCTCAACAGTATTGTTTGCTTTAGGGTCTACAAAAATAATCCATCCTTGATCCCAGGAACCCTCTGTAGCGCAGGTTTGTCCGTCAACACTTACGCATAGCACAACCCTCTCGCTTCTTCTTACAGCCTCGCTACGAGCAAGGTTAAGATTACCTATAAATTCATTGGCAAGCGCGGCAACCCTGTTTGAATGAAACATTCCTTGTAAACGCGGAATTCCAACGGAAGCAATAATAGATATAATAGCTATTGCTATTACCATTTCAATAATGGTGAGGCCTGTCTCCTTTATAGGAAATTGCTGGCAAATTATTTTATGTGATTTTAAGTTTATCATAAAACCTTTATTGAAAGATATATGCTTTGATTTGCTACCTGTTTGATTTAATAGCTGTTGTAAATAAATGAGTAAGATAGCCATGCTAAACGTTAAAAATCATTAGAAACCCTGTATATCAGAAATAAGCAAATTAAAAGCCAAATATAATAAAATGAGACATAT harbors:
- a CDS encoding type IV pilin protein, which encodes MTKTKTGFTLIEVLIVVALLGILASIAIPAFTNHITKARRADAQVALLEAAQKMERFFTNNNTYVGATIGDGANDLIHETSERGYYLLSFPERPDNEDNPWARGFIVRADAQNEQAGDSDCQFFTIDHLGRRSSGPSSNCW
- a CDS encoding pilus assembly protein, with product MKEYLLKEKLSPRMFSLLIIFILLILYFANIAIAMNISQVPLLVRQSVTPQVMLTMSNDHQLYFEAYPDYADLTGDGAAERTYNHDINYYGYFDSYKCYNYDNSKGLFVPESKTSDKYCNDNWSGNFLNYISMARIDIIRKILYGGYRSLDAPDETVLERTYLPNDAHSWVRYYDGDDINKLTPFSLPSATETTSSTSLSVPAGSRNDSGDRKTFSTGWNSAEDAQVGDQVIIRSQGSPDTVWMEGVIISFSTGSGEISVQVTNSSGIDNNSYNDWKIINESRQGISFCNTTVSSTTWSQNVTDPPLIRVASGNYSLWTANERWQCRWSDEKDRTGHNEMRVGGINFSNGNAYSFTGIPANSDNPDKSDVGLGINDYNARVEVCVDGLIGAERCKQYPDGNYKPIGLLQHYGDDGRLHFGLLTGSYSRNKSGGVLRKNTSKLEDEVNISTDGTFKEAAQGSIIGSLNLMRIYGYSHNDGTYESSSGDHCPFGLKTFTDGRCTNWGNPMSEMFLETLRYFSSTNEPYPDFKVSGDDKIPDLTSADWDDPLCTETWCAPLSIIAINASIPSYDHDQFGGLSDIGASSISQLTDVVGQGEGIHNQSWFVGEFGTGTNDRLCTPKSIANLGQTQGLCPEAPSQQGTFHIAGLSHYAYTQSLRSDLVDSQGNTVDIQAKTYAVEMAPAVPTINIPLPNQTETAVQILPACENIDDNGRCGLVDFKIVDQDIAAGTGKFLINWEAAEWGGDYDMDMNGILSYQISSAEITVTTEVFAQSSTRELAFGYIISGTTQDGYHAHSGINGYSYTDPTGVLSCNNCNMGDPATAVTYDLGSSTGDLLQTPLYYAAKWGGYNKKKSFPSDQSSWDSQGDGLPDNYYFAIDPAKLAQDLEDVFIDVVETTGSAASVVANSSRIDSDTYIYQARFKTDDWSGELIAYPIRMDGSIDEPEWEAGSLISYPGRKIYTYNPEAQDQGIEFLWSELNEDQKIAIGSSDVLDYIRGNQSYEEQNNGTFRNRNSLLGDIVNSNPAFVRTANFGYNIESIPEGFTEDEHIEGAYNQFLSSVRDRTPMIYVGANDGMLHAFRASDGHEMFAFIPNEVIPNLLELTDPGYSHLYFVDGPPRVGDAYIEVNPSIGKQWRTVLVGSTGAGGKSVFALDITDPDDFSEQNVLWEFAHEDLGYTIGQPTIARLKTNHWVAIFGNGYNSKDGSAKLFILDLESGEKLKKIETSAGDLNNPNGLSSPIPVDKDNDRITDYVYAGDLHGNMWRFDFTGNNINNWKVDFNGDPLYTALNQDGQPQPITARPSVGRHPDGGVMVYFGTGKFFETGDNILNIDQHSTFYALRDTGSSITSVDRNDEKGNLQEQAIIAELFESDLGVSLRMSTNEDVNYTDDSDENENPIRHGWYMDLISPVYGKQGEMVVHSAIIQKGRLIFVTMIPSDIPCDFGGSSWLMELDALTGARLDYPPFDLNSDRMFTVEDMLTVTINNIEMTIPPSAIKPNGGGGILTPPTIIDTPIFEIKYLSSSSGDVETIVNNPGDAASAGRQSWRQLR
- a CDS encoding pilus assembly PilX family protein yields the protein MNKFDINLSVSEKNSECGTVLVIGIIILMVLTLLSVVSMRVTTLEERMASGLRDRDLAFQAAEAALREGESLLEVVSLPEFDNSNGLFQPDPELWQIDNAVWNTDARIFTTSLQGLSAKPHYIIEELPPVPGETDSLAADEPIPDTGMYRITAKASGGRKSTVIILQTTYKR
- a CDS encoding PilW family protein, whose amino-acid sequence is MLKFVGYNKTFQAGLTIIELLVGMVISLVIITGVYQVFTTSTANYRMQEGLSRIQENGRFALDILSFNIRQAGYRGCASHGPLTNTLKNPDEWSYKFDASGIEGFNNVGSSVSDLGGIPTVPNSDVIVVRTLIGDSVKITKNNNSAQLFASVTSQEEKACSDGTDRVSGICQGDILLVSDCEKSRVFQAGNIQVASGSLNITHPASGDPGNAISSWGGANAPASERFGPGAEIMKYSTIVYYIRYNPAGTPSLYRRVGTDNSEELVEGVETMQIMYGVDNDNDRNIDEYITADQVNDWSDVYSVRIALLMRSPNPIRTTDNNSATKYQVLDEEFGPFNDENIRRIVTTTVGLRNRLP
- the pilV gene encoding type IV pilus modification protein PilV, with protein sequence MMPNQKANRNYGFSLVEILISLAILAIGLLAIAGLQITSLRSNNSAYLYSQATFASYDIMDRMRANRNHALAEFYNLELDFLENDDIINITENFLNNPEIPQVIYDDILYWITNLSNNLPQLRKVSIGLNADIATVVIKWNESRSEIEEEQDLTEFRTQSQL
- a CDS encoding GspH/FimT family protein; the encoded protein is MAILLIYLQQLLNQTGSKSKHISFNKGFMINLKSHKIICQQFPIKETGLTIIEMVIAIAIISIIASVGIPRLQGMFHSNRVAALANEFIGNLNLARSEAVRRSERVVLCVSVDGQTCATEGSWDQGWIIFVDPKANNTVEQDDQLLRIRGPLDNNVKMVGNTNVQRSITFLANGAVAGIGTGTITLCSHKQGIELRLIRTGRMRSERTTCS